In Oceanobacillus sp. FSL K6-2867, one DNA window encodes the following:
- the rapZ gene encoding RNase adapter RapZ has translation MGIEQETNLVIITGMSGAGKTVAIQSFEDLGYYCVDNLPPALLPKFLDLMKDSTNNIHKVALVMDLRGREFFDSLFEALDVLGHEDWLNEHILFLDAKDEALVSRYKETRRSHPLATGGLPLNGITKEREILDELRGRAQRIIDTTSLKPRDLREKILKIYSEEKQEIFSVHFLSFGFKYGLPIDADLVFDVRFLPNPHYVANLQPLTGLNQDVASYVFKWSDTQKFNDKVLDLLKFMLPQYKKEGKSQLVVAIGCTGGQHRSVALAEFFAKELSAGYITHVSHRDIDKRKGH, from the coding sequence ATGGGTATCGAACAAGAAACAAACTTGGTTATTATAACTGGTATGTCTGGAGCTGGAAAAACAGTTGCAATACAGAGCTTCGAAGACTTAGGTTACTATTGTGTAGATAATCTTCCTCCTGCATTGTTGCCTAAGTTTTTAGATTTGATGAAGGATTCCACAAACAATATTCACAAAGTAGCATTAGTAATGGATTTAAGAGGTCGTGAGTTTTTTGATTCTTTATTTGAAGCTTTAGACGTTCTTGGTCATGAGGACTGGCTAAACGAGCATATTCTATTTTTAGATGCAAAGGATGAAGCACTTGTTTCACGCTATAAAGAAACTAGACGTTCACATCCGCTTGCAACAGGTGGACTTCCTTTAAATGGAATCACAAAGGAACGCGAAATTTTGGATGAACTTCGAGGGCGGGCACAGCGGATTATTGATACAACGAGCTTGAAACCAAGAGACCTTCGTGAAAAAATCCTGAAAATCTATTCGGAAGAAAAACAGGAAATTTTTTCTGTGCATTTTCTATCCTTTGGCTTTAAGTATGGTCTGCCAATCGATGCGGACTTGGTATTTGATGTGCGATTTTTGCCGAATCCCCATTATGTTGCTAACCTGCAGCCGTTAACCGGATTGAACCAGGATGTGGCTTCCTATGTTTTCAAATGGTCGGACACACAGAAATTTAACGATAAAGTACTCGACCTATTAAAATTTATGCTTCCACAATATAAAAAAGAGGGGAAATCCCAGCTTGTTGTAGCAATTGGTTGTACTGGCGGACAGCACCGTTCTGTAGCGTTAGCTGAATTTTTTGCCAAAGAGCTCTCTGCAGGCTATATTACGCATGTCAGCCATCGGGATATTGATAAAAGAAAGGGACATTAA
- a CDS encoding YvcK family protein yields the protein MNNQKFPRVVAIGGGTGMPVLLRGLKDLPIELTALVTVADDGGSSGRLRDEMAIPAPGDIRNVIAALSDAEPMLLELFQHRFAEGNGLSGHSLGNLLLAAMTSVTGNFNTGIKEISRVLNVKGKIYPISNENMSLHAEMTDGTIVSGESKIPLMNKRIKRVFLSPQPIKPLPNAVRAIEAADLVVISPGSLYTSIMPNLIIPQVKESLKTTKAKVVYVCNVMTQFGETTGYTASDHVQAITDHIGKGCIDAIVVHNEPIEKSIQAVYAEENAAPVIYDTERLIDMGLEIIEGDIIDHSQATVRHDNTKIAKLLYSIL from the coding sequence ATGAATAATCAAAAATTCCCAAGAGTAGTTGCCATCGGTGGCGGTACCGGCATGCCGGTATTATTAAGAGGACTAAAAGATTTGCCAATCGAGCTTACAGCATTAGTAACGGTTGCTGATGATGGAGGCAGCAGCGGCAGGCTGCGAGATGAAATGGCAATACCAGCACCAGGTGATATTCGAAATGTAATTGCAGCCCTTTCAGATGCTGAGCCAATGCTTCTTGAATTATTCCAGCATCGATTTGCAGAGGGGAATGGCCTTTCTGGTCACTCTTTAGGCAATCTTCTGCTTGCGGCAATGACGTCTGTTACAGGTAATTTTAATACAGGCATTAAAGAAATATCACGTGTTCTAAATGTAAAAGGAAAGATCTACCCAATATCAAATGAAAACATGTCTTTACATGCTGAAATGACGGATGGGACAATTGTCTCTGGGGAATCAAAAATTCCACTTATGAATAAACGCATCAAACGTGTTTTTTTAAGTCCGCAGCCAATTAAGCCACTTCCAAATGCAGTTAGGGCGATTGAGGCGGCTGATTTAGTCGTTATCTCACCAGGGAGCTTATATACAAGTATTATGCCTAACTTGATCATCCCCCAGGTAAAAGAATCACTCAAGACTACGAAAGCAAAGGTTGTTTATGTTTGTAATGTCATGACTCAATTTGGAGAGACCACAGGGTATACAGCTTCTGATCATGTTCAGGCAATTACGGATCATATTGGTAAAGGTTGTATTGACGCGATTGTCGTACATAATGAACCAATTGAAAAGTCTATTCAAGCAGTTTATGCAGAAGAAAACGCAGCCCCAGTTATCTATGATACGGAACGGTTAATCGATATGGGACTGGAAATTATTGAAGGGGATATTATCGATCATTCCCAAGCGACTGTCAGACATGATAATACTAAAATTGCAAAGTTATTATATTCAATATTATAG
- the whiA gene encoding DNA-binding protein WhiA, whose amino-acid sequence MSFASEIKKELTTIEVDECCQVAELAALIRMNGAVSLSRYGYSLDVQTENAAIARRIYTLIKANYSLPVELLVRKKMKLKKNNVYIVRMKDDVEPFLEDLDIIHEPYKVVRTISKKYLESGCCRRSYLRGAFLAGGSINNPETSSYHLEISNFYQDHNDALCELLNAFDLRARTLERKNGYIVYIKEAEKITEFLSIIGAHNALFKFEDVRIVRDMRNSVNRLVNCETANLNKTIGAAFRQIENIKLIDKTVGLDQLPEKLQEIAKLRVQHEDVSLKELGELVASGKISKSGVNHRLKKIDDFADKIRRGETILKN is encoded by the coding sequence ATGTCCTTTGCTTCAGAAATTAAAAAGGAATTGACAACAATTGAAGTTGACGAATGCTGCCAAGTTGCAGAACTGGCAGCATTAATAAGAATGAATGGTGCTGTTTCATTATCAAGATATGGCTATTCACTTGATGTACAAACAGAAAATGCTGCAATCGCAAGAAGAATATATACATTAATTAAAGCGAATTATTCGCTCCCAGTAGAGCTGCTCGTCCGTAAAAAAATGAAATTGAAGAAGAATAATGTATATATTGTACGGATGAAAGATGATGTGGAGCCCTTTTTGGAGGACTTGGATATTATCCATGAGCCCTATAAGGTTGTTCGTACAATTTCCAAAAAATATTTGGAAAGCGGATGCTGCCGAAGGTCCTATTTACGCGGTGCGTTTCTTGCAGGAGGTTCAATTAACAATCCAGAAACCTCATCCTACCATCTTGAAATATCTAACTTCTATCAGGATCATAATGATGCATTATGTGAATTATTGAATGCGTTTGACTTACGTGCCCGTACATTGGAAAGAAAGAACGGATATATTGTTTATATTAAGGAAGCTGAGAAAATCACGGAGTTTTTAAGCATTATTGGTGCGCATAATGCACTGTTTAAATTTGAGGATGTCCGAATCGTAAGAGATATGCGGAACTCTGTCAACCGATTAGTTAATTGCGAAACAGCCAATTTAAATAAAACAATAGGAGCGGCATTCAGACAAATTGAAAATATTAAGCTGATAGATAAAACAGTTGGTTTAGATCAACTGCCTGAGAAATTACAGGAAATTGCCAAGCTTCGTGTCCAGCATGAGGATGTCTCCTTAAAGGAGTTAGGAGAATTAGTAGCAAGTGGCAAGATTTCCAAATCAGGAGTGAATCATCGATTGAAAAAAATTGATGACTTTGCAGATAAAATACGACGCGGGGAAACAATCTTAAAGAATTAG
- a CDS encoding HPr family phosphocarrier protein → MIERSVKVELETGLQARPAAQFVQEANRYSANIFLEKDGKKVNAKSIMGLMSLAITKGEDIVLIGDGADEQIAVDHLISFVAKP, encoded by the coding sequence TTGATTGAAAGGTCGGTTAAGGTGGAATTGGAGACAGGTTTGCAGGCTAGACCAGCAGCACAATTTGTACAGGAAGCGAATCGCTATTCTGCAAATATATTTCTAGAGAAAGATGGAAAAAAAGTAAATGCAAAAAGTATAATGGGCCTAATGAGTCTTGCAATTACAAAGGGCGAAGATATTGTATTAATTGGTGATGGCGCTGATGAACAGATCGCTGTAGATCATCTCATTTCGTTTGTTGCAAAACCTTAG
- the clpP gene encoding ATP-dependent Clp endopeptidase proteolytic subunit ClpP, translated as MNLVPTVIEQTNRGERAYDIYSRLLKDRIILLGSGIDDNVANSIVAQLLFLEAEDPDKDISLYINSPGGSITAGMAIYDTMNFIKPDVSTICIGMAASMGAFLLTAGEKGKRYALPNSEIMIHQPLGGTQGQATDIEIHAKRIIEIKRRMNEIMAEKTGQPLEVIERDTERDNFMTAQASVEYGLIDKILERKEEK; from the coding sequence ATGAATTTAGTACCTACAGTTATTGAACAAACCAACCGTGGAGAGCGCGCATATGATATTTACTCACGTTTACTGAAAGACCGCATTATTTTACTAGGAAGTGGAATTGACGACAATGTGGCTAACTCGATTGTAGCCCAATTGCTTTTCCTTGAAGCAGAAGATCCAGACAAAGATATTTCATTATACATTAACTCACCGGGTGGATCCATTACAGCTGGTATGGCAATTTACGATACGATGAATTTCATCAAGCCAGATGTATCTACAATTTGTATCGGCATGGCAGCATCAATGGGTGCGTTCTTACTTACTGCTGGTGAAAAAGGAAAACGCTATGCATTGCCTAATAGTGAAATTATGATTCACCAGCCTTTAGGTGGAACTCAAGGACAGGCAACAGATATTGAAATTCATGCGAAGCGTATTATTGAAATTAAGCGCAGAATGAATGAAATTATGGCCGAAAAAACAGGTCAACCATTAGAAGTAATTGAGCGTGATACAGAGCGGGATAACTTTATGACTGCACAAGCATCTGTAGAATATGGTTTGATTGACAAAATTTTAGAGCGTAAAGAAGAAAAATAA
- a CDS encoding MarR family transcriptional regulator, producing the protein MEKLHTNDNIIVNIMIEFSKTIELFGLTTLEARLFAYLYLSEETLTLDEMAEALGKSKASISTNIRSLAELNLVTRVWKKGVRKDLYQADSQLFKTFMTSFQRKWIDIARRQKSSLEEINNYYIKQSSRELTLDEQTNLTERLNEIITFHAQIETLFKNMKSD; encoded by the coding sequence ATGGAGAAGCTTCACACGAACGATAATATAATAGTAAATATCATGATCGAATTCTCAAAGACAATTGAATTGTTTGGATTAACAACCTTAGAGGCAAGATTGTTTGCATATCTTTATTTATCAGAAGAGACCCTGACATTAGATGAGATGGCAGAAGCATTAGGAAAAAGCAAAGCATCTATTAGCACGAACATCCGAAGTCTGGCCGAATTAAACCTTGTTACACGTGTATGGAAAAAGGGTGTACGAAAAGACTTATACCAAGCTGATTCCCAACTATTTAAAACATTTATGACTTCCTTTCAGAGGAAATGGATCGACATAGCCCGCCGTCAAAAAAGTTCCCTGGAAGAAATAAACAACTACTATATAAAACAAAGCAGCCGTGAATTAACACTAGATGAGCAAACAAACCTAACAGAACGATTAAATGAAATCATCACCTTTCATGCTCAAATAGAAACGCTTTTTAAGAACATGAAATCAGATTAA
- a CDS encoding glycine betaine/L-proline ABC transporter ATP-binding protein: MPIIEAKNLSKVFGKNKKQALKLLDKGLTKEQILKETGSTVGVNRASFSVEAGEIFVIMGLSGSGKSTLVRLLNRLIEPTEGNILIDGEDLSKMDKNSLRQVRREKLSMVFQQFALFPHRTILKNAEYGLEIQNVPKEEREERAKKALELVGLGDYINQKPGQLSGGMQQRVGLARALANDPKVLLMDEAFSALDPLIRKEMQDELIDLQSTMKKTIIFITHDLDEALRLGDRIALMKDGVIVQIGTPEEILVSPANDYVEKFVEDVDISKILTAQHIMKRPETVNIEKHGPRVALERMREEGISSILVIDSKRNLKGYVTAEDASEARKKDIKDLTEIIRTDIPKVNRDTAMHDIFNIIYDSPTPVAVVKDEKLEGIIVRGAVIAALASDSEVNLDA; encoded by the coding sequence ATGCCAATAATTGAGGCGAAAAATCTATCGAAGGTTTTTGGTAAAAATAAAAAACAAGCATTAAAATTATTGGATAAAGGTTTAACAAAAGAACAGATTTTAAAAGAAACTGGTAGTACGGTTGGTGTAAACCGTGCATCTTTTTCGGTTGAAGCCGGTGAAATCTTTGTCATTATGGGACTTTCCGGGAGTGGTAAATCAACATTAGTCCGCTTGCTTAATCGATTAATTGAACCAACGGAAGGAAATATTTTAATTGATGGCGAAGATTTATCGAAAATGGATAAGAATTCACTTCGTCAGGTGCGGAGAGAGAAATTAAGCATGGTTTTCCAGCAATTTGCACTGTTTCCGCATCGAACCATATTGAAAAATGCAGAATATGGACTTGAAATTCAAAATGTGCCTAAAGAAGAAAGAGAAGAGAGAGCAAAGAAAGCTTTAGAATTAGTTGGATTGGGAGACTATATCAATCAAAAGCCTGGCCAGCTTTCAGGAGGAATGCAGCAGCGGGTTGGTCTTGCAAGAGCACTTGCGAACGATCCGAAGGTTCTGTTAATGGATGAAGCATTCTCTGCATTGGATCCACTTATTCGTAAAGAAATGCAGGATGAATTGATAGATTTACAGTCTACGATGAAAAAGACTATTATATTTATTACCCATGATTTAGATGAAGCGCTTCGTCTTGGGGACCGGATAGCATTAATGAAGGATGGTGTCATTGTTCAAATAGGTACACCAGAGGAAATATTAGTTAGTCCTGCTAACGATTATGTTGAAAAATTCGTTGAAGATGTAGATATCTCTAAAATCTTAACAGCACAGCATATTATGAAACGTCCTGAAACAGTAAATATTGAAAAGCATGGTCCAAGAGTTGCTTTAGAGCGCATGCGAGAAGAGGGAATATCTAGTATTTTAGTCATCGACAGCAAACGGAATTTAAAAGGGTACGTTACAGCAGAAGATGCCTCAGAAGCCCGTAAGAAAGACATTAAAGATTTAACAGAGATTATTCGAACGGATATTCCGAAAGTAAATCGTGATACAGCGATGCACGATATTTTCAATATTATTTATGATTCTCCAACTCCTGTAGCAGTTGTGAAAGATGAGAAGTTAGAAGGAATCATTGTGCGCGGGGCTGTAATAGCCGCACTGGCAAGTGATAGTGAGGTGAACTTAGATGCTTAA
- a CDS encoding proline/glycine betaine ABC transporter permease: MLNNALDFIPEIPLSDAAKNVTDFITDKFSFLFNPVKEHFGSFMEFMSEDVLMNIPPVIFILVIAILAFFISGKKFGLAVFSIVGLWLIYNQGHWDNLMNTVTLVLLASILSVIIGVPIGILMSKSKTANAIITPILDFMQTMPAFVYLIPAVAFFGIGMVPGVFASLIFATPPTVRFTNLGIRQVSKDLVEAADAFGSTGAQKLFKVELPMAKPTIMAGINQTVMLALSMVVIASMIGAPGLGREVLSSLQRAQVGPGFVAGIGIVILAIIIDRITQNMNKKKD, translated from the coding sequence ATGCTTAATAATGCATTAGATTTTATACCAGAAATACCGTTATCAGATGCAGCAAAAAATGTAACTGATTTTATAACCGATAAATTTTCATTTTTATTTAATCCAGTTAAAGAGCATTTTGGAAGTTTCATGGAATTCATGTCAGAAGACGTGCTAATGAATATTCCTCCAGTAATTTTTATTCTCGTTATTGCTATTCTGGCATTCTTTATTTCAGGTAAAAAGTTTGGTTTAGCTGTCTTCTCAATTGTCGGTCTTTGGCTAATTTATAATCAAGGACACTGGGATAACCTGATGAACACAGTAACACTTGTGTTACTGGCAAGTATCTTATCTGTTATTATCGGAGTACCTATTGGCATTTTGATGTCAAAAAGCAAAACGGCAAATGCAATTATTACGCCGATACTGGATTTCATGCAGACAATGCCTGCATTTGTTTATTTAATTCCAGCTGTTGCATTTTTTGGTATTGGAATGGTACCGGGAGTGTTTGCATCTTTAATATTTGCTACTCCTCCTACGGTGAGATTTACGAACCTAGGTATTCGTCAGGTTTCAAAAGACTTAGTAGAGGCTGCAGATGCATTTGGTAGTACTGGAGCACAAAAATTGTTTAAAGTAGAGCTGCCTATGGCAAAACCAACCATTATGGCTGGAATTAACCAGACCGTTATGCTTGCTTTATCAATGGTTGTTATTGCATCCATGATTGGTGCACCAGGATTAGGACGAGAGGTTCTTTCCTCCTTACAACGTGCACAAGTAGGACCAGGTTTTGTTGCTGGAATCGGCATTGTAATTTTGGCAATTATTATTGATCGCATTACACAAAATATGAATAAGAAAAAAGACTAA
- a CDS encoding glycine betaine ABC transporter substrate-binding protein, producing MLKLNKKILSLIAVLLLALLAACGNSESGSGSEDAVVDGDEIEIAYVEWDSEVASTHVVGKVLEDLGYDVSLTPLDNAVMWEAVASGEADGMVSAWLPGTQAAQYEEYGDQVVDLGENLEGAAIGLVVPSYMDVDSIADLTDEAGKTITGIDAGAGVVQNAEEALEDYDNLDGWQVQTSSSGAMATALGEAYNNEEDIIVTGWSPHWKFQTYDLKYLEDPEGTFGEAEVLKTMVREGLEEDLPEAYQVLDNFYWDLDDMEEVMLAIQEGTSPEDAAADWVEANPDKVAEWTEGLK from the coding sequence ATGTTAAAACTTAACAAAAAAATATTAAGTCTCATTGCTGTACTTTTATTAGCATTACTTGCTGCTTGCGGTAATTCAGAATCAGGCAGTGGTTCAGAGGATGCAGTTGTAGATGGTGATGAAATTGAAATAGCGTATGTGGAATGGGATTCAGAAGTAGCCTCTACTCATGTTGTTGGTAAAGTGTTAGAGGATTTAGGATATGACGTTAGCTTAACCCCGCTTGATAATGCAGTAATGTGGGAAGCAGTTGCGAGTGGTGAAGCAGATGGAATGGTTTCGGCATGGTTGCCGGGAACACAGGCTGCTCAATATGAAGAATATGGCGACCAAGTTGTTGATCTTGGTGAGAATCTTGAAGGAGCGGCAATTGGTTTAGTAGTTCCTAGTTATATGGATGTCGATTCAATCGCAGATTTAACAGATGAAGCAGGAAAGACAATCACTGGTATTGATGCTGGTGCAGGTGTTGTGCAAAATGCAGAAGAGGCTTTAGAAGATTATGATAATCTTGATGGTTGGCAAGTTCAAACCTCTTCCAGTGGTGCAATGGCAACAGCTTTAGGCGAGGCATACAATAATGAAGAAGATATTATTGTTACTGGATGGTCACCACACTGGAAATTCCAAACATATGATTTAAAATATTTAGAAGACCCTGAAGGTACATTTGGGGAAGCTGAAGTATTGAAAACAATGGTACGTGAGGGATTAGAAGAAGATCTTCCGGAAGCATACCAAGTTCTCGATAATTTCTACTGGGATTTAGATGACATGGAAGAAGTTATGCTGGCAATTCAGGAAGGTACGAGTCCTGAAGACGCAGCGGCTGATTGGGTGGAAGCAAATCCGGATAAAGTAGCTGAATGGACTGAAGGCTTAAAATAA